In the genome of Tamandua tetradactyla isolate mTamTet1 unplaced genomic scaffold, mTamTet1.pri scaffold_119_ctg1, whole genome shotgun sequence, one region contains:
- the LOC143673095 gene encoding uncharacterized protein LOC143673095, whose product MQPLELVKLKDVFIEFTQAEWVMLNSSQRRLVRDVMLESISHLLSVGYQVCKSDVASQLVQGEELWEEGIGFFQNQNSVLSGREDSVKEQEMPSVHHICKKEISTIMSLEQNSHTQKNGIIRSKLPEDCTHSSRVIQHVLTHKGVKSYFSNLFGKTHNDLSCFNQQQNLHPGSKSYECHLIEKSFLQNSGHTHYSGTHVGEEPCEYHLFGKTFTKYSELRQHERTHTGEKPYECQLCGKAFTYYSKLKRHENTHTGEKSYECHLCGKAFNHSSLKQHMRTHTREKPYECHLCGKAFTYYSKLKLHENTHTGEKPYECHLCGKAFSLSSSLRKHERIHTGEKPYECHLCGKAFTYYSKLTQHENTHTGKKPYECHLCGKTFNRSSRLKEHENTHTGEKPYECHLCGKAFSLSSSFRKHERIHTGEKPYECHLCGKAFTYDSKLKRHENTHTGEKPYECHLCGKTFNRSSSLKQHERTHTGEKPYECHLCGKAFSLSSSLRKHERIHTGEKPYECHLCGKAFTHFSTLRKHKKIHTGEKTYECHLCGKVFTFGSHLRAHERIHTGEKPYECHLCGKAFNCSSSLKRHERTHTGEKPYECHLCGKAFNCSSSLKRHERTHTGEKPYECHLCQKVFSQSSNLRQHEKTHTGEKPYECHLCQKVFPCYSNLRKHKRSHTVIKP is encoded by the exons GAGTTAGTGAAATTGAAAGATGTATTTATAGAATTTACTCAGGCAGAGTGGGTCATGCTGAATTCATCCCAGAGAAGACTggtcagagatgtgatgctggagagtATCAGTCATCTGCTCTCAGTGG GATATCAGGTCTGTAAATCAGATGTAGCTTCACAGTTGGTTCAAGGGGAGGAATTGTGGgaagaaggaattggatttttTCAAAACCAGAATTCAG ttctttcaggcaGGGAAGATAGtgttaaagaacaagaaatgccATCTGTGCATCATATCTGCAAGAAAGAAATATCTACCATCATGTCATTG GAGCAGAAttctcatactcaaaagaatggtaTTATACGTAGTAAGTTGCCAGAAGATTGTACTCATAGTTCCAGAGTGATTCAACATGTGTTAACTCACAAAGGAGTGAAATCCTACTTCagcaatctatttggaaaaaCCCACAATGATTTATCATGTTTTAATCAACAACAGAATCTTCACCCTGGAAGTAagtcatatgaatgtcatctaattGAGAAATCGTTTCTTCAAAATTCTGGTCATACACATTACAGTGGAACCCATGTTGGAGAGGAACCCTGTGAATATCATCTATTTGGGAAAACCTTTACTAAATATTCTGAAttgagacaacatgagagaactcacactggagagaaaccatatgaatgccaactatgtgggaaagccttcacctaTTATTCTAAACTTAAACGACATGAgaacactcatactggagagaaatcctatgaatgtcatctatgtgggaaagccttcaatcATTCTAGCCTTAAACAACATATGAGAACTCACActagagagaaaccatatgagtgtcatctatgtgggaaagccttcacctaTTATTCTAAACTTAAACTACATGAGAatactcacactggagagaaaccatatgaatgtcatctatgtgggaaagccttcagtttaTCTTCTTCTCTTAGAAAACATGAGAggattcatactggagagaaaccatatgagtgtcatctatgtgggaaagccttcacctaTTATTCTAAACTTACACAACATGAGAACACTCACACTGgaaagaaaccatatgaatgtcatctatgtgggaaaaccttcaatCGTTCTTCTAGACTTAAAGAACATGAGaacactcacactggagagaaaccatatgaatgtcatctatgtgggaaagccttcagtttatcttcttcttttagaaaacatgaaaggattcatactggagagaaaccatatgagtgtcatctatgtgggaaagccttcacctaTGATTCTAAACTTAAACGACATGAGaacactcacactggagagaaaccatatgaatgtcatctatgtgggaaaaccttcaatcgttcttctagccttaaacaacatgagagaactcacactggagagaaaccatatgaatgccacctatgtgggaaagccttcagtttaTCTTCTTCTCTTAGAAAACATGAGAggattcatactggagagaaaccatatgagtgTCATCTATGTGGTAAAGCTTTCACTCATTTTTCTACCCTTAGAAAGCACAagaaaattcacactggagagaaaacgtatgaatgtcatttatgtgggAAAGTCTTTACTTTTGGATCTCATCTTAGAgcacatgagagaattcacactggagagaaaccatatgaatgtcatttatgtggtAAAGCCTTCAATTGTTCTTCTAGCCTTAAacgacatgagagaactcacactggagaaaaaccatatgaatgccatttATGTGGTAAAGCCTTCAATTGTTCTTCTAGCCTTAAacgacatgagagaactcacactggagaaaaaccatatgaatgccatctatgtcaGAAAGTCTTCAGCCAATCTTCcaaccttagacaacatgagaaaactcatactggagagaaaccctatgaatgccattTATGTCAGAAAGTCTTTCCCTGTTATTCTAACcttagaaaacataagagaagtcACACTGTAATAAAACCTtag